One window from the genome of Dyadobacter sp. CECT 9275 encodes:
- a CDS encoding RHS repeat-associated core domain-containing protein, producing MVQETEYFPFGLDLPRAAGINKYPGGVPLYNGKEKQPETGLLDYGARQYDPTIGRFGTVDGAAELFGHVSPYSYGLGNPLLYIDPSGDTTISINDFARTPFNPEKDVVQLNEATVRPDGFYGSGGLAYTAQTKGVVAGYSAGYNGSGEYGGADVNVTGFRAEYSNTTGTGAGNLALEGGVKVTGLQGTASLTGGTENNNIGLGTEGNALLAEANGTVGILTGENNKRGAYLGGEAGAYLLKGEANPSVTVFGFKVGVTVGGSLGSAHIGGGIGGYNDGNKGTFVFKGMGNIGLGAEIKIGFNVEKTIK from the coding sequence ATGGTACAAGAGACTGAGTATTTTCCTTTTGGGCTTGATTTGCCTAGGGCTGCTGGTATAAATAAGTATCCGGGCGGCGTTCCGCTTTATAACGGAAAGGAAAAACAGCCGGAAACGGGGTTGCTGGATTACGGAGCAAGGCAGTATGATCCGACGATCGGGAGATTTGGGACGGTAGATGGTGCTGCTGAACTATTTGGTCATGTGTCTCCCTACAGTTATGGACTTGGAAATCCTTTGTTGTATATTGATCCCTCCGGTGATACGACGATCAGTATTAATGACTTCGCAAGGACGCCGTTTAATCCAGAAAAGGATGTGGTTCAATTAAATGAAGCTACCGTCCGGCCAGATGGGTTCTATGGGTCTGGTGGACTCGCTTACACAGCTCAAACAAAAGGAGTAGTTGCAGGATATAGTGCCGGGTATAATGGTTCTGGTGAATATGGAGGTGCTGATGTAAATGTTACAGGTTTTAGAGCAGAATACAGTAATACTACGGGTACGGGAGCGGGCAATTTGGCGCTTGAAGGAGGAGTAAAGGTAACTGGTTTGCAGGGCACGGCAAGTTTAACAGGTGGGACAGAAAATAACAATATTGGATTAGGCACAGAAGGGAATGCACTTTTAGCAGAAGCCAATGGAACAGTTGGAATTCTTACAGGTGAAAACAACAAAAGAGGGGCCTATTTAGGAGGGGAAGCAGGAGCTTATCTACTTAAAGGTGAAGCGAATCCTAGTGTTACTGTTTTTGGTTTTAAAGTAGGCGTAACAGTTGGAGGTTCATTAGGAAGTGCTCATATAGGTGGCGGTATAGGAGGATACAATGATGGCAACAAAGGTACTTTTGTGTTTAAGGGTATGGGAAATATTGGTCTTGGTGCTGAAATAAAAATAGGATTTAATGTAGAAAAAACTATTAAGTAA
- a CDS encoding SusD/RagB family nutrient-binding outer membrane lipoprotein gives MKKLSYILIFVLLTVASCTKDFEEINTNPNSPDKVSNAGLLLPNLIRGAVNNHLDNSYTRGSIAANLLASDYASNFSNWARSDAGSYFFWNYYDYIRDLNEVISIAETQGQKNYKGIALVLRSWMFQCLTDLYGPIPFREAANAKLSGISAPKFEQQDAVYAGLLADLEEANSLLGSSNEPVTGDILYSGNVDNWKKFANSLRLRLLLRQSKRVDPTTAMKAIVENPTKYPLFSSNADQAALQYLVDRPSNESPFYRSGNGGTGTKVSKQLIDYLKSLNDTRLYAYALPTPASSATDANGVRPDPKNFVYAGDLNGIGNFPDNNATSPSGMLWMSIQYAPDLASATAGQGIIISYSEVQFILAEAAEKGYISGGSAAAETYYTNGIKDQFKYYSSRIPANYATSYLKLTPASIVAPDSYFTQNGVAYTGTQAQKLEKIALQKWISLYLVGFEAWSEWRRTGFPVIPVGPIGPGYVPRRILYPADELRINAAHYNEAVGWLGADDLKSHIWWDK, from the coding sequence ATGAAAAAGTTAAGTTATATACTAATCTTTGTCCTGCTGACTGTGGCGAGCTGCACAAAGGATTTTGAAGAGATCAATACCAATCCCAATTCTCCCGATAAAGTTTCAAATGCCGGATTGCTGTTGCCCAATCTGATCCGGGGAGCGGTAAACAACCACCTCGATAATTCCTATACCAGAGGAAGTATTGCTGCCAACCTGCTGGCCTCCGACTATGCCAGTAATTTCAGCAACTGGGCGCGTTCAGATGCAGGCAGTTATTTTTTCTGGAATTACTATGACTACATCCGCGACCTGAACGAAGTCATCAGTATTGCGGAAACCCAGGGCCAGAAGAATTACAAGGGAATTGCCCTGGTACTCCGTTCATGGATGTTCCAATGCCTGACGGACCTTTACGGCCCCATTCCGTTCCGTGAAGCGGCCAATGCAAAACTGTCGGGTATCAGTGCCCCCAAGTTTGAACAACAGGATGCCGTTTACGCCGGGTTACTTGCTGACCTGGAAGAAGCAAACAGCCTGCTCGGCAGCAGCAATGAGCCTGTGACGGGCGACATCCTGTACAGCGGAAATGTTGACAACTGGAAAAAATTCGCGAATAGCCTCCGGCTACGGCTTTTGCTCCGACAGTCCAAACGGGTTGATCCCACCACTGCAATGAAAGCCATCGTTGAAAACCCGACCAAATACCCTTTGTTCTCTTCCAACGCAGACCAGGCAGCCTTACAATATCTGGTCGACAGACCTTCAAACGAATCCCCTTTTTACCGGTCAGGAAATGGAGGAACAGGAACCAAGGTCAGCAAACAACTGATTGATTACCTGAAATCCCTTAATGACACCCGCTTGTATGCCTACGCGCTGCCCACTCCGGCCAGCAGCGCCACCGATGCCAACGGCGTCCGTCCCGACCCTAAGAATTTCGTTTACGCCGGCGACCTCAACGGAATCGGTAACTTCCCCGACAACAATGCAACATCTCCGTCGGGCATGCTTTGGATGTCTATCCAGTATGCTCCAGACCTGGCTTCCGCCACTGCAGGACAGGGCATTATCATCAGTTATTCCGAGGTGCAGTTCATCCTGGCCGAGGCCGCCGAAAAGGGCTACATTTCCGGTGGCTCTGCCGCAGCCGAAACCTATTACACAAACGGAATTAAGGATCAGTTCAAGTATTACAGCAGCCGTATTCCGGCCAACTACGCAACTTCCTACCTGAAACTGACGCCAGCCAGTATCGTTGCTCCCGACAGCTACTTTACCCAAAACGGCGTTGCCTATACCGGCACTCAGGCACAAAAACTCGAAAAAATCGCGCTGCAGAAATGGATCTCACTGTATCTGGTTGGTTTTGAAGCCTGGTCGGAATGGCGACGTACCGGATTCCCGGTGATTCCGGTTGGCCCCATTGGCCCAGGATACGTCCCCAGAAGAATCCTTTACCCTGCCGATGAACTCCGGATCAATGCCGCACATTACAACGAAGCAGTAGGATGGCTGGGAGCCGATGATTTAAAGTCGCACATCTGGTGGGACAAATAA
- a CDS encoding SusC/RagA family TonB-linked outer membrane protein yields the protein MDRRIRRRSEFTGASPKSVARLALIAMISGTSWANTPFPMDVKVNTSFRLMTAQADRQIKGKVTEGDTPNGIPGANVVVKGTQIGTVTDATGNYSLDIPEGGAILVFSYVGYISQEIATGTRTTIDIALKADSKSLNEVVVVGYGTQKKVNLTGAVDQVGQEVLQNRPIPNLAQGLVGVVPNLNIRMFDGKPTQSPSFNVRGTTSIGQQGSALVLIDGVEGDPRMLNPQDIESISVLKDAASASIYGARAVFGVVLITTKPAPEGKMRVSYTANYSIKAPTEIPDNIVDSYPWAQGFSDAWSRWNDNGSTPTAVNKTISFSPAYLAEIKKRYEDPSLPKVEVNPTTGEYQYYYSTDWYKELYKKRLSAQDHALSIAGGTDKATYLLSGRFNNQDGLFRYNTDKYSMYNFRAKGGIQLTSWLRVDNNTEFSSMKYHQPLNVGEGSGIYRNIADEGHPLAPLLNPDGTLSFSAAYTVGDYYYGRNAIDQTQRFLKNQTAAKAQFFDKALTIKANMTFQSTDLATQQNRVQVPYSRTKGVIGYTGTNTNDIAEARNTISYLATNFYADYVKSFNNVHNFTILGGFNYERSITTNLAAQRNGIVYSGADDINLALGQSITTNGGYRKWAIAGGFFRLNYNFRERYLLEINGRYDGSSKFPTNQQWAFFPSASAGWRISEEPFWKVSPKIISNLKLRASYGSLGNGNIAPYAFNEKFSISQMGRVINGIRPQATSQPAVVPNGLTWETSTTANLGLDFHAINGKLQFSGDIYQRKTTDMFTVGPTVPSIYGTSVPNGNYADLKTNGWELSINWDDQFNLGSKPLHYGVRVTLADYKATITKYNNPDKNLTDYYEGQRVGEIWGYKVAGLFRSADEIANSPSQSNVPNTNTRKNYPGDLKFQNLDGDNVIYQGLNRVGNSGDKSIIGNSEPRYTYGVNLSGDWNGFFVGGFFQGVLKQNWYPSAEARFWGQYNRPYNAYPRWQQDNMYREELGNFDAYLPRLVGYIAQGTGRALQVANDRYMQNVGYIRLRNLQIGYTIPERITSKIHARDLKVYLSGENIWTWSPLYKWTRDTDVTSIYGSDKDLSGGSSGDGYNYPMLKSVSIGLSINF from the coding sequence ATGGATCGACGTATACGAAGGCGGTCAGAATTTACAGGAGCTTCACCCAAATCCGTCGCCCGATTGGCACTGATCGCCATGATAAGCGGCACCAGCTGGGCAAACACGCCCTTCCCAATGGACGTAAAGGTCAATACTTCGTTTCGGCTTATGACTGCCCAAGCCGACAGACAAATCAAAGGAAAGGTAACTGAGGGCGACACACCCAACGGGATTCCCGGCGCGAACGTTGTTGTGAAAGGCACCCAGATTGGAACGGTAACAGATGCAACAGGTAATTATTCACTTGACATTCCCGAAGGCGGTGCCATACTCGTGTTTTCATACGTAGGTTATATCAGTCAGGAAATCGCGACCGGCACACGGACCACTATCGATATCGCACTGAAGGCCGATAGCAAGTCACTGAACGAGGTGGTCGTTGTGGGTTATGGAACGCAGAAAAAAGTAAACCTGACGGGCGCTGTGGACCAGGTGGGCCAGGAAGTATTGCAAAACCGGCCGATTCCCAACCTGGCGCAAGGGCTGGTGGGGGTTGTACCTAACCTGAATATCCGTATGTTTGACGGCAAGCCCACGCAATCGCCTTCTTTTAACGTACGTGGTACTACATCAATCGGTCAGCAGGGAAGCGCACTGGTGCTGATCGACGGCGTGGAAGGTGACCCGCGCATGCTGAACCCGCAAGACATCGAAAGCATTTCGGTACTGAAAGATGCGGCTTCGGCTTCCATTTATGGAGCACGTGCCGTATTTGGCGTGGTACTCATCACGACCAAACCAGCGCCGGAAGGCAAGATGCGCGTTTCTTATACGGCCAACTACTCGATCAAAGCCCCTACGGAGATTCCTGACAACATCGTCGACTCCTATCCATGGGCGCAGGGTTTCAGCGACGCCTGGTCGCGCTGGAACGACAACGGGAGCACACCGACCGCGGTTAACAAAACGATCAGCTTCTCCCCCGCCTATCTGGCCGAGATCAAAAAGAGATATGAAGACCCGTCACTGCCAAAAGTAGAGGTAAACCCGACAACCGGTGAATATCAATACTATTACAGCACCGACTGGTACAAGGAGTTATACAAAAAGCGCCTGAGCGCACAAGATCACGCGCTTTCCATCGCCGGCGGTACCGACAAGGCAACCTACCTGCTCAGCGGCCGTTTCAATAACCAGGATGGATTGTTTCGTTACAATACGGACAAATACAGCATGTATAACTTCCGTGCAAAGGGAGGTATTCAGCTGACTTCGTGGCTGCGGGTCGATAACAACACGGAGTTTTCTTCGATGAAATACCACCAGCCATTGAACGTCGGTGAAGGAAGCGGTATTTACCGGAACATTGCTGATGAAGGCCACCCGCTGGCTCCACTACTGAACCCGGACGGAACACTTTCGTTTTCAGCAGCTTATACTGTGGGTGATTACTACTACGGCCGCAATGCCATTGACCAAACCCAACGCTTCCTGAAAAACCAGACGGCAGCGAAGGCGCAATTCTTCGATAAGGCACTCACCATCAAAGCCAACATGACCTTCCAGAGCACCGACCTTGCCACGCAGCAAAACCGTGTTCAGGTGCCATACAGCCGTACCAAGGGTGTGATCGGCTACACCGGTACCAATACCAACGACATCGCCGAAGCAAGAAATACGATCAGCTACCTGGCAACAAACTTCTATGCAGATTATGTGAAGTCGTTTAACAATGTCCACAATTTTACGATACTGGGCGGTTTCAATTACGAACGCTCGATCACTACAAACCTGGCCGCCCAGCGGAACGGTATCGTATACAGCGGCGCCGACGACATCAATCTCGCGCTGGGGCAAAGCATTACTACCAACGGTGGTTACCGCAAATGGGCCATAGCAGGGGGCTTTTTCCGCCTGAACTACAACTTCCGCGAACGATACCTGCTTGAAATAAACGGACGTTACGACGGTTCTTCGAAATTCCCGACAAACCAACAGTGGGCTTTCTTTCCATCGGCCTCAGCCGGTTGGCGCATATCGGAAGAACCATTCTGGAAAGTGAGTCCAAAAATCATTTCAAACCTGAAACTGCGTGCATCTTACGGTTCGCTGGGTAATGGTAACATAGCGCCATACGCATTCAATGAGAAGTTCAGTATTTCTCAAATGGGGCGTGTCATCAACGGAATCCGCCCGCAGGCCACAAGCCAGCCCGCCGTTGTTCCGAACGGCCTGACATGGGAGACTTCTACCACAGCCAACTTGGGTCTTGACTTCCATGCGATCAATGGTAAACTCCAATTCTCCGGGGACATTTACCAGCGTAAAACAACCGACATGTTTACTGTTGGACCAACTGTTCCTTCGATATACGGTACAAGCGTACCTAACGGAAACTATGCCGACCTGAAAACCAATGGATGGGAGCTTTCCATCAACTGGGATGACCAGTTCAACCTGGGCTCTAAGCCGCTCCACTACGGTGTACGTGTGACATTGGCCGACTACAAAGCGACGATCACCAAATACAACAACCCGGATAAAAACCTGACTGACTATTACGAAGGTCAGCGTGTGGGTGAAATTTGGGGTTACAAAGTGGCCGGGTTGTTCAGATCAGCGGACGAAATCGCCAACTCTCCATCACAGTCCAACGTACCGAACACGAACACCCGCAAGAACTACCCTGGTGACCTCAAGTTCCAGAATCTGGACGGCGACAATGTCATTTACCAGGGTTTGAACCGCGTGGGCAACTCGGGTGACAAATCGATCATCGGCAACTCCGAGCCTCGTTACACCTATGGAGTGAACCTCTCGGGTGACTGGAACGGCTTCTTCGTAGGCGGTTTCTTTCAGGGTGTGCTCAAACAAAACTGGTATCCTTCGGCAGAGGCACGTTTCTGGGGACAATACAACCGTCCATACAACGCTTACCCACGCTGGCAGCAGGACAATATGTACCGCGAAGAACTGGGTAACTTCGATGCTTATCTGCCTCGTCTGGTAGGATACATAGCGCAGGGAACAGGCCGCGCATTGCAGGTGGCCAATGACCGTTACATGCAGAATGTGGGCTACATCCGGCTGAGAAACCTGCAAATCGGTTACACCATTCCCGAACGCATCACCTCTAAAATCCACGCACGTGACCTGAAAGTGTATCTGTCAGGAGAAAACATCTGGACATGGTCACCACTTTACAAATGGACCCGCGATACGGATGTAACCAGCATTTACGGATCAGACAAAGACCTTAGCGGCGGTAGCAGCGGCGACGGATACAATTACCCGATGTTGAAATCCGTATCAATCGGGTTGTCAATCAATTTCTAA
- a CDS encoding RagB/SusD family nutrient uptake outer membrane protein, whose amino-acid sequence MKTKKILSYTLAVLLLATASSCDLTEVPVDTATNQAVFSSEAGLDLYMNSFYNLLPDPDVGVFQIDDNSDLVARNGVDDYLAVNALSPITSSGWSTNDWAPLRNINYFIENAEKSTVPTKNHYLGTARFFRALFYFTKVRRFGDVPWIEKTIDVKDEATLYGTRMNRYEVMDKVLADLNFAIDNITLTSDASVTRITKNVARAYKTRIALFEASWRKYHTEDNKQSTANAWYEEVVKEANAITGYTLHTSTPDRAYREMFITKTPYTDETILSVALSANLQVYSSANRRFISPTYGNRPSLTRRFVNTYLNLDGTPFTSKTGYETTPFVEEVKNRDLRLKQTIRTGDYARTENGVPVVAPPNFSQTYTGYQPIKWCYDERFPFDDESRNDNAHIVMRYAEVLLNKAEALAELDKMTATEWTNTIGALRKRAGITGATLTTPPTVADPYMISFFSNKFTSPVLLEVLRERGTELIFEGLRPDDLRRWKLGTLFQTASLNGMYVPDLGEYDLNGDGKKDVYFYQGTKPTSSTTGIAFVDVSASTAVGRIQLSKGTSGEVMWNPGQRQWADKKYLYPIPEAERTRNPALGQNPGW is encoded by the coding sequence ATGAAGACTAAAAAAATACTCAGTTATACCCTTGCCGTTTTGCTGCTCGCTACGGCAAGCTCTTGCGACCTCACAGAGGTGCCGGTAGATACCGCCACCAACCAAGCTGTTTTCAGCTCCGAGGCCGGTCTGGACCTTTACATGAACTCGTTTTACAACCTCCTCCCGGATCCGGATGTAGGCGTATTCCAGATCGACGACAACTCGGACCTCGTTGCGCGTAACGGCGTAGACGACTACCTGGCTGTCAATGCATTAAGCCCAATAACAAGCTCCGGCTGGTCCACGAACGACTGGGCGCCGCTTCGTAACATCAATTACTTTATTGAAAATGCCGAAAAGAGTACCGTACCTACCAAAAACCATTACCTCGGTACGGCACGGTTCTTCCGGGCACTGTTTTACTTTACAAAGGTCAGAAGATTTGGTGATGTGCCCTGGATCGAAAAGACGATCGATGTAAAAGACGAAGCTACTTTGTACGGAACACGCATGAACCGTTATGAAGTGATGGACAAAGTCCTGGCCGACCTGAACTTCGCCATCGACAATATAACACTCACTTCCGACGCTTCGGTAACAAGGATCACCAAGAACGTGGCACGTGCCTACAAAACGCGCATCGCATTGTTTGAGGCTTCTTGGCGGAAATACCATACCGAAGACAACAAGCAGTCGACAGCCAATGCCTGGTATGAGGAAGTTGTGAAGGAAGCCAACGCCATCACAGGTTATACGCTGCATACCAGCACGCCAGACAGGGCTTACCGTGAAATGTTCATTACAAAAACGCCTTACACAGACGAGACGATACTCTCGGTCGCGTTAAGCGCAAACCTTCAGGTGTACAGCTCTGCCAACCGCCGCTTCATTAGTCCCACCTATGGCAACCGCCCCAGCCTCACGCGCCGCTTCGTAAATACTTACCTCAATCTGGACGGAACGCCGTTCACAAGCAAGACCGGTTACGAGACGACGCCTTTTGTAGAAGAGGTAAAAAACCGCGACCTACGCTTGAAACAGACGATTCGGACCGGAGACTATGCCCGCACCGAAAACGGCGTCCCGGTTGTTGCTCCGCCAAATTTCAGCCAGACATACACTGGTTACCAGCCGATTAAATGGTGCTACGACGAGCGTTTCCCCTTCGATGACGAAAGCCGCAACGACAACGCGCACATCGTAATGCGCTATGCAGAAGTGCTTCTGAACAAGGCTGAAGCACTGGCCGAGCTTGACAAAATGACTGCCACGGAATGGACGAACACCATTGGTGCGCTGCGGAAGCGGGCAGGGATCACCGGAGCGACGCTGACGACACCGCCAACGGTAGCCGATCCATACATGATATCATTTTTCTCTAACAAATTCACTAGTCCTGTATTACTCGAAGTGTTACGCGAGAGAGGTACCGAGTTGATTTTTGAAGGACTACGTCCAGACGATTTAAGAAGATGGAAACTGGGCACCCTTTTCCAGACAGCCTCGCTGAATGGTATGTACGTACCTGATCTGGGCGAGTATGACCTGAACGGAGATGGCAAAAAAGACGTATATTTCTATCAGGGAACCAAGCCAACGTCTTCCACAACTGGCATCGCATTTGTGGATGTGTCGGCTTCTACGGCCGTGGGACGTATTCAATTGTCCAAAGGCACATCGGGTGAAGTGATGTGGAACCCCGGCCAGCGCCAGTGGGCAGACAAGAAATACCTCTACCCCATTCCCGAAGCTGAACGCACTCGGAATCCTGCTCTGGGCCAGAATCCGGGCTGGTAA
- a CDS encoding SusD/RagB family nutrient-binding outer membrane lipoprotein, which translates to MKKILSLLLASGVMLMSGCDGDFEELNKDPNAATAEIFNPAYLFTSSQLFSSRGDNGTSLHYAEPFVQQFATLSDAGTFDFFGDKYVYNKGGSESLWKNTFNPGTGGSKLLEDALVLSKDKPELSNLYNMARIWKTLIYHRLTDMYGDVPYSEANLGYYTQNYKPKYDTQKDIYYSMLSELEDAIGKLDASKGPVTADIIYAGDVAKWKKFGYSLMLRLGMRLQKVEPATAEAWVKKAFAGGVFTSVDDNAFVRFPDKTGANQALVNEDSWTLSVSGPNPGKISATFFNFLKSRNDPRLKYTVAVYTDPAKASTKNTDPAIQKGMPNGFNLVTIKSDPSYDNSNPAGGHQYSGINRDIYAKLDGPRMLITYGEVQLMLAEAAVRGWITGDAAAFYKNGVTGAMKNLAKYEATAVITDAEINTYLTANPFVGTADKEKAYEQINSQYWAACFMNGLEAFANVRRSGYPKLTPINYPSNETDGTYPRRLRYPEDEPVLNDVNYKAAVARQGADNFKTRVWWDKQ; encoded by the coding sequence ATGAAAAAGATACTTAGCCTGTTATTGGCAAGCGGCGTGATGCTCATGTCCGGCTGCGATGGCGATTTTGAAGAACTGAATAAAGATCCCAATGCGGCAACTGCTGAGATTTTCAACCCCGCTTACCTGTTTACCTCGTCACAGCTTTTCTCATCCCGAGGGGACAACGGTACTTCATTACACTATGCGGAACCTTTTGTACAGCAGTTTGCAACCCTGAGTGATGCCGGAACGTTTGATTTCTTTGGTGACAAATATGTGTACAACAAAGGGGGAAGTGAGAGTCTGTGGAAGAATACCTTTAACCCAGGTACCGGAGGTAGTAAATTATTGGAAGATGCCCTGGTGTTATCCAAGGACAAACCAGAGCTCAGCAATCTGTACAACATGGCGAGGATCTGGAAAACGTTGATCTACCACCGCCTGACAGATATGTATGGCGATGTTCCTTATTCGGAGGCCAATCTCGGGTATTACACCCAGAACTACAAACCCAAATATGATACCCAGAAGGATATCTATTACAGTATGCTGTCGGAGCTTGAGGATGCCATCGGAAAGCTGGACGCTTCAAAAGGCCCTGTTACAGCTGATATCATCTATGCCGGTGATGTTGCCAAATGGAAAAAATTCGGATATTCTCTGATGCTGCGCCTGGGTATGCGTCTGCAGAAAGTAGAGCCTGCAACAGCCGAAGCCTGGGTGAAAAAGGCTTTTGCCGGGGGAGTATTTACCTCGGTTGATGACAACGCATTCGTAAGGTTTCCGGACAAAACGGGAGCTAACCAGGCGCTTGTAAATGAAGATAGCTGGACACTTTCCGTATCCGGACCCAATCCAGGCAAGATTAGTGCCACCTTCTTTAATTTCCTTAAGAGCCGCAATGATCCAAGGCTCAAATATACAGTGGCCGTATATACCGATCCGGCCAAAGCTTCTACCAAGAATACTGATCCTGCTATTCAGAAAGGAATGCCAAACGGATTCAACCTGGTTACCATTAAGTCGGATCCTAGTTATGACAATAGTAATCCTGCGGGCGGGCATCAGTATTCCGGTATCAACCGGGACATTTATGCCAAACTGGATGGCCCAAGAATGTTGATTACCTATGGTGAAGTGCAGCTGATGCTCGCCGAAGCGGCTGTTCGTGGCTGGATCACCGGTGATGCAGCTGCATTTTACAAAAATGGTGTAACAGGCGCGATGAAAAACCTGGCTAAATACGAAGCCACGGCGGTTATTACCGATGCAGAGATCAATACCTATCTGACAGCCAATCCTTTCGTTGGTACTGCCGACAAAGAAAAAGCTTACGAGCAGATCAATTCACAGTACTGGGCAGCATGTTTCATGAACGGTCTTGAAGCATTCGCCAACGTACGCCGATCGGGATATCCCAAACTTACACCGATTAATTATCCAAGTAACGAAACGGATGGTACTTATCCACGCAGATTACGCTACCCCGAGGATGAGCCTGTACTGAATGATGTTAACTACAAGGCCGCAGTGGCCCGTCAGGGAGCCGATAACTTCAAAACGAGGGTTTGGTGGGATAAGCAATAA